One Nostoc sp. UHCC 0302 DNA window includes the following coding sequences:
- a CDS encoding glycosyltransferase family 4 protein: MKIAFFDYPVTLAEPPKTGGIRLVSYAFALRLARAGHEVLFYGSKGHYQELEYHEDGITYRRIPESWLDKILEPLNFLDIWNISHPQRPFYASKLFYCEFYRKVAKDIQAQQCDVIHMNIVFQFVPLIRAYNPQAKIVLHIHSDFLPLFDPIMVEQHLKSVDLVIGCSDYLKNQVRKYLPHINSQTLYNGADTRHFALPNHHNREAKKKDIKQILFVGRISPEKGIHVLIDAFNKVVSRYPQVQLKLVGSETALVPWYTLDREDPQIQNILPYYQGSYRSQLQERIASNAANSVFFLGKVPHFELFEYYQQADIFIFPSVWNEAFGMPIIEAMSMGLPVIATRGGAFPELIEDGKTGLLVERGNVDALADAMLRLLLDDNLRIAMGELGNREAVEKFDWDHQAQKLLHQYQAMKNLNMHTLRS; the protein is encoded by the coding sequence ATGAAAATAGCTTTTTTTGATTATCCTGTAACTCTAGCTGAACCACCTAAAACCGGGGGAATACGCCTAGTATCTTATGCGTTTGCGCTGCGTTTGGCTCGTGCTGGCCATGAGGTTTTATTTTATGGTTCAAAAGGTCATTATCAAGAATTGGAATACCACGAAGATGGGATTACCTATCGTCGCATCCCTGAATCATGGCTCGATAAAATATTAGAACCATTAAACTTTCTTGATATCTGGAATATCTCCCATCCTCAACGACCTTTTTATGCCTCTAAATTATTTTATTGTGAATTTTACCGAAAAGTCGCCAAGGATATTCAAGCACAGCAATGTGATGTAATTCACATGAACATTGTTTTTCAATTCGTTCCCCTCATCCGTGCCTATAACCCCCAAGCTAAAATTGTCTTACATATACATAGTGATTTTCTACCATTGTTCGATCCAATAATGGTTGAACAACATCTTAAGTCAGTCGATTTAGTAATTGGATGCAGCGATTATCTAAAAAATCAGGTTCGTAAATACTTACCTCACATTAACAGCCAAACTTTATATAACGGTGCAGATACTCGTCACTTCGCTCTCCCTAATCATCACAATAGAGAAGCCAAGAAAAAAGATATTAAACAAATCCTTTTTGTGGGCAGAATCTCACCAGAGAAGGGTATACACGTTTTAATTGATGCCTTTAATAAAGTAGTGTCTCGTTATCCTCAAGTACAGCTAAAACTTGTCGGTTCAGAAACTGCATTAGTACCGTGGTACACACTTGATAGAGAAGATCCGCAAATTCAGAATATTCTTCCTTATTACCAAGGTAGCTATCGATCGCAATTGCAAGAGCGAATTGCTTCTAACGCAGCCAATTCGGTTTTTTTTCTGGGAAAAGTTCCCCATTTCGAGCTATTTGAGTATTATCAGCAAGCAGATATATTTATTTTTCCATCTGTTTGGAATGAGGCATTTGGAATGCCGATTATCGAAGCAATGTCGATGGGATTGCCTGTTATTGCTACCCGTGGCGGTGCTTTCCCCGAACTGATAGAGGATGGGAAAACAGGATTATTGGTCGAACGCGGGAATGTGGATGCTTTAGCCGATGCAATGCTGCGGCTGCTTTTAGATGACAATCTCAGAATTGCAATGGGAGAACTTGGAAACCGCGAAGCAGTTGAAAAGTTTGATTGGGATCATCAGGCGCAAAAGCTATTGCACCAATATCAAGCAATGAAAAATTTGAATATGCATACACTTAGGAGTTGA